GGAAACCCTGTAACGCTAATGACACCGGAGCCCTGTATGGGCGTTTATCAAAATGACTTGTATGAGTTCATGACTAATTTCGGGCGAAAAACAAAGGAAAATCAATACTATTTTACAGGTATGCATAAAGCTAATGCCGAAAACGAAAAAACAGGGTTAACATTTTCAGTAGAAGGCTATGATACAGAAAAAAAGAAATTATCGATCCAGAAGGGGGTCTATTCTTACGGGATCGTAACGGTGAAATAGCAGCCTGCTGGAAGTTCGATAAACTCATCGAGCATTGGAAAAGAAAGCATGCAAAAACTTGCTTTGTATCATACTCAACAGAGAAGTGCTCACCGCCCCAATACTCATTTGGACCAGAAGTGCGGATAGCGACTGGTGCCAACTTAAACAACTTCATAAACGCTATCGTTAATCAGGCTATCTATTATGATCCAGGCGTCAAAATTGAACTATCAAACGGAACGTGGAGGCCTAAGAAGCGAAATCAGTTCAGAGTCAAATGGAAAGATACCGAGCTGATTTATGAAAAAACCACAGACATTAATTTGGAGCACGTTAACTAAGTAGAAGTGCAGACCAATTAAGGCAATGCATTTATGGGGTGCAGAGAAACAACTATAAAAGTAAAACCTACAAGTCGCACCTCATATAAACCAATTAAAATCAGCTAGTTAAACATATTTTCTTTGCATTTCTACTGCTAACTATCACCCAAAAACCCAACACAGCCCATAGTCTTTGACAGCAACAGCCCACAGTCTCCAGAACGACCAATTCAGCTCACTCGTCATACTAATTTATAACAGCTCAAAAACTATAAGAACACCCACCTTGATGAATATATTAATAGATATCAGGCAGAGGATTGAATTTCATTGCGAGCAAAATTAACCCATGATAAACACTTATTTACATAATTAACCTATGGAAATTTGCAATGAAGCACAGCCCTGGAAAGCGAAAGGAAGAGATCACTCGCTTTAACCGCATTGTTCAGCGCTCGATCCGACAGATGCGGATCGAGCTTGGTTTAAGCCAACGCGAGCTTGCCGCCAAAATGTCCTCTCAAGTTGATCAGTCTACAGTGAGCAACTGGGAGAGCGGTAAAACAGACATGACAAGCGCCCAGTTACTGGATTTATTTATGATTTTTGGTCGAGACTTGGTACAAATGTACTTTAGTTTTTTAAGTCCCGGAAATAAACCAGAATCAGAAAACAAACAAAAAGAAGAGGATTCTTAATATGGATGTATATGCACTAATCGCTTACGTTCCCCTACCTTTAATATTTATTGCGTTGACGTTGACATGGCGATACGAAACCTCGCGGTACTTTTTGCTACTACTGTTAGCTATTGAATTGCTTGATGAAGCTTTCTATAAAACCAGTCTCGAATGGAGAACGCATCATTATTTGTATTGCATGATAATGAATCTGGCGTTCATTGTACCTGTTGTCTTCAGGGTACCTATCGCTCACTGGCTCTACAGTGTTACCAAAATTAGCTTTTTTGAAAGAGTCGCCGAGAACACGAGATTTGCCCTACAAGAAATCGGACTCCTTTCTATATTCGCAGCGAGCTTTCTAATAAATCTTGTTGTATATGTAGAAGTTTGGTTATATAAGCTGTACGTTATAGACTCATTGTTAATTTTAGATAACGTACGACCCAACACACAGGTGGCTTTGCATACTCTGATGTGTTTTGGATTAATGACTTATGTTGCAAAAACACCTGCAAGGGAGAGGTTTTATAATGGCTAATATTCCTTTAGATCAACTCAGTAAAGTATTTGGTGGCGTGGGTGGCGGTGGTGAAAACGCCAAAAGACCAGAACGCAGACATTCTGTAGACCCTAAGCCAGCTGGCTAAACCGCTTTATCCATACACAATGTCACTTAAAAGGAGATGACAAGATGGTGACTATTCCTTTAGCTCAACTTGATAAAGTTTTTGGTGGTGTTGGCGGCGGTACAGAAAATGCCGCCCGACCGGTGCGTCCATAAAAATTTTGACCAGCACTATTAATATATTCATCAGTTAACTCACCAGGTTAACTGATGAATTGTTTCACGCTACCAGATAAGCCCACCAGCCGTTTACAGCACCTTGTATAGCCAGTAATAAGCCAACCAGATTGGCCAGATGTTGGGCATTACCAGGCACGTCTGTCAGCATACCCAGCCGGTGACTTCGCGGCTTCACCCACAAAGTGCAGACCCAGTGCTTTTTAGGCCCAAAACCACGCTATCTACCTTGCTAAATTGCTTTTAGATAAAATAACTTTAGACTGTGCAGTAAGTTACGAATTATCCGACAGGTAACACTATGATCCGCGATTTTAAACTAGAAAACTACGGCCCCATCGTCAGTGCTCAGGGCCAGGGACTGGGGAAGATCAACCTGATCCTGGGCGAAAACAGTACGGGTAAAACCTTTTTGCTGAAGGCGCTGTACAGTGCCATTCGCAGTCATGAAGAGGCCAATAAAGGCAATAGTTATCAGGATTTTGCTGAAGTGCTGAGCGAAAAGCTCTACTGGACGTTTCAGGTAGATAAAATCGGCGACATAGTGACCAAGGGCGATAGTAAGCGCCTGATGACCAGCATTGCTTTGGCAGACAATAGTGCTCTGGAGTTTGGATTTGGTAAAGACACCACCAAAAAGGTCAGCCCAACACGTAATACCCTGTCACAACGTAGTTCTAACTCGGTCTTTTTGCCGCCCAAAGAAGTGCTGTCTTTGATGGATGTGATTTATAAGACCACAGAAATTGACAAGATCTTTGGCTTCGATGCCACCTACTCTGATCTGGTTGCGGCATTAAAAATTCCCACACAAAGAGGACGTAACCACTCAGCGTTTGCCGACTCCCGGCAACGGCTGGAAAATGTGTTTTCCGGCAAGGTTGAATTTGATGGTAAAAGTAATAGCTGGGTGTATAAAAAAGGCAACTCCAAATTCTCCATTATGGCCGCCGCAGAAGGCGTGAAGAAAATCGCGATTCTGGATACCTTACTGGGCAATCGGTTTTTAGACCGCGACTCTATTGTGTTTATTGACGAGCCGGAGTCTGCCTTGCATCCCACCGCCATCATTGAATTGCTTGATATTATCTCTGTGCTTGCACAGGCTGGGATCCAGTTTTTCCTTGCTACGCATTCTTATTATGTGATTAAAAAGCTGGTTTTAATTGCGCAGGCTCATCAGATGCCAATCCCAACATTTATGGCCAACGCCACAGGTGGCACCTGGCAGCAGTCTTGTTTGCTGAAAGATGGTTTGCCAGACAATGAAATCATCAACGAGTCGGTACGCTTATTTGAAGCGGAGTTTGAGGGAGTTCAGTCAGTATGATCAGGATCCCTGAATCCGGTGTGGAATTTGGCGACTTAAAAGCAGATGACTGCTATCAGATAGAGCACTCTCAGGGTCATCAGTCTCTGGGGGATGGTTTTAAAATGGTTGAATTTACTTATCTCCGCGAACAAAAACTGTTTGTTGTTGAAGCAAAATCCTCCATTCCAAAAGCCTCAAGCCAACCAGATTATGACAATTACTGGGCAGAGATCCTGGAAAAGTTTGAGAATGCCCTGCTGTTGCAAGTAATGGCCTACCTGAAAAGAAACCCGAGCGCAGAGCAAGAACTGCCGACTAACCATACAGCGATGGACTGGCAGCACACATCCTTGCAGTTGCGGCTAGTGATCCCTAAGGTCCCAACTCAATTTCTACCGCCACTCACAGATAAGTTCAGACAGAGTTTGAAACGACTAAAAACGCTTTGGTGCATCCGCGATAGCCATATCTTTGTATTAAATGAAGACAAGGCCCGCAGCGAAGGGCTATTGGTATAAATGAGTAAACGCTACACGCCCCCTTTTACGCTCACGGCAAACATCGTCAACCTGATAGCGTCGGTGAGTGAGCAACTTGGTCGCTTAAAAGCGATTGAGCAGCGCAACGCATTCAGGCTCAGGCGTATTAACCGCATTAAAACCATTCAGGGTTCATTAGCAATTGAAGGAAACACGCTGAGCGAAGCACAGATCACCGCTATTTTGGCTGGTAAGCCGGTTATTGCGCCTCCCAAAGATATTTTAGAGGCAAAAAATGCAATAGCGGCATATGAGCATTTCGGCCAGTGGGATCCCCTCAATCACGCACATTTACTGCAAGCTCATGCCGTGCTCATGCAGGGCCTGATTGATGATGCCGGGCAATACCGAAAAGGCAATGTGGGCGTAATGAAAGGCGACCAGGTTGTTCACATGGCCCCTCAGGCCGACAGGGTCCCAGGCCTGATGACAGAGCTATTTGACTGGCTTGGCAGCACAAACCAACATCCTTTAATTCAAAGCTGTGTGTTTCACTATGAGTTTGAGTTTATTCATCCATTTAGTGATGGCAACGGCCGAATGGGCAGACTGTGGCAAACGTTAATTCTGAGCAAATGGCACGATACACTCGGGCAGCTCCCGGTAGAAAGCACTATCCACCATCATCAGGAAGCCTACTATCAGGCAATCAATCAAAGTAACCTGGCAACCGACTCGGCCCCATTTATAGAGTTTATGCTGCAAGTGATCCAGGAAACACTCAGCGCACATGATACCCCTCATGATACCCCTCATGATACCCCTCATGATACCCCTCATGATACCCGCGAGATCAGCTTACAGGTAACACCTCAGGTCAAGCGGCTTTTGTTACAACTAGCACAGCACGAGGTACCGCAAGACAGAAGTACTTTGCAACAGGCTCTGTTGCTGAAAGATCGCAAGTCTTTTCAGGTTGGTTACCTTAAACCCGCACTCCTGCACGGGCTGATAGAAATGACGTTACCAGATAAACCCACCAGCCGTTTGCAACAGTACAGGCTCAGTCAGGCTGGCAAAGCGCTGGTCAATTCCTGGCACGACTGACAAGCGCTGGCCTTACAGCCTCCCTACCCTAACACGCTTGTCCACATGCACAGCCGCAGCTCCAAGCATATTGGAAGTTGTAGCCGCCGAGCCAGCCGGTGACGTCGGTAACTTCGCCGATGAAATACAGGCCAGGGGCTTTTTTGGCTTCGAAGGTTTTGGAGCTGAGTTCGTCGGTGTTAGTCCGCGTTTGCTAGTTTGCTTTCAGCTGGCGTGTTTGCCTCATAAAGCAAGCACATCACACCACAGGCGCTTTGTTCTCAAGCCATCCGTGCGTCTTTAGCCGCTCCCATGCTGCAATAATATGGGCTGGCTTCATGTTTGCTTTTCTGGTATTCCAGCTATGTACTTTCTGAATTACGGTGTCATGCGTCAGGTCCTGATCGTTACATTCTTGCGTAGCCACCCAATGTACAGTTGAAAGCAGTTCCATCACCGTATCAGACTCAAACCCTTCAATCAGCTTCGCAACCTTCTCAAAACGCTGGCGCGTCTGTAGGTGTTGGGCAAGAAACTCTCTTGCTTCTGCTGCGGCATCAGCTTTTAGCATGATCGGTGTTTCTGGTTTGTTTAAGCCATCGGCATAGCCTGAGATAAAATGCCCTTCCATTCGTTCGAGTACATGACGCAGCACGTCAGCGTAGGGGCCATAATGATGTTTCTGAAAGGCTACCTGATTCAATGGCTCCCCTACTGCGGTGAGAAAATACACCAGCTTTTGCACTTCCAGCAAAGACAGGCGATAGCCAAACCCAGTGGACAGGTATCGCTCGATGAGACCAAGCACTGCTGCCCTGCCTGCCGTCATCGCCGGGCGTTTGGTTTTGTTTGGCATTTCCTGCGCATCAGGCGCTGCCTGTGGTGGATAAATTCGCCATTCAACATCTGGGATTTGCGCCAACTGTGTTTGAATACGTTGCTCTACTTGTGGCCAGGGAAGCCCTCCTAAGCCACTGCCTAAAGCAGGTATGGCCACGGATTTCAGCCCAAGGCGTTTTACCTCACGCTTTAAGCTCTCAAGGCCTTGATCTATGTATTCAAGCTTGGACCTACCTCTCCAATGCGATTTGGTTGGAAAGTTAATAATATAAAAAGGGGCACTGATAGAGTTCAAAGGGACAACGAGCACCTCCCCCACAACCAGCGACTGCTCATCACATGCCTTTTTATAGATTTTGAAGTTTTCTGGAAATGCTCTTTTAAATTGCAGTGCCAACCCTTTGCCCATCACACCGACCGTATTCACGGTATTAATGATGGCATCAGCCTGATCATGTAAAATATTTCCGGTCTGATAAGTGATCATAACAACCTCTAGTAGTACCACTGTGGCTTAACAACCACTTCAGGTTTGTGTGCTGCCATATGTATTAACGCATTCACTTCATTGGCGATTGCTTGCGTTTTCACACCAATCTGTTGAATTGTGGCCCAAGGCACTGATTCAAAGGCTAAAAACTCAGCTTGCTTCTCTTCTTTGAAATCCTGCCAGTAACGCTCGTTGATGATTCTATTAATGTCCAATTCGGTGATCCGGCTAAAATCGTCTATTTGTTCGGCATAATCCAAATCTGCATGAATGTCGGTAAAGAAACAATGCTGATTCGTTAAGCGGATTGTATCAGTATCACTGATTAAGTGTAGTATCCTGTCTTGCCCACCCTGATAGTCCAAGTGCCCTTTATGGATGACAAACAACATAACTGAGCGAGGGCAAAAATTAAAAGGCACATACTGGACAATCGTGCCACCAGTAGCTACCTTGACCGGACGTGCAAGTCGACGCTGTTTAATATGACTATAGCCAATGTTTTGATTAACCAGTCCTAGCTCAATACGTTTGGCGTCTGACCATAAACATGCCTGCCGTACAATACTGCCCAGATTATCAATGTGTGTAATATGTGAGACTTTAACTGTCATTGAAGCTTAATTCCTTTTTCACAGAGCGTACACCTAAGAGCCTAGTATAAGAGCACCATGAGATATCACAACAACCCTATCACCTAACACGCCTGCCCGCACGCCCAGCCGCAGCTCCAGGCGTATTGGAAATTGTAGCCGCCGAGCCAGCCGGTGACGTCGGTAACTTCGCCGATAAAGTACAGGCCAGGGGCTTTTTTGGCTTCGAAGGTTTTGGAGCTGAGTTCGTCGGTGTCGACGCCGCCTAAGGTGACTTCGGCGGTGCGATAGCCCTCTGTGCCATTGGGTTTGATGTGCCAATGGTGCAGTGCGTGGGCCAGTGTTTCGATTTCGCTGTGGCTGAGTTGGTTGGCATTTTTTTCCGGCACGGTTTGCTCGTTAATTAAAACCTCAACAAAGCGCTTAGGTAATATAGTACTAAGCAGGTTTTTCAAAGACTTATTACCCTGCTCCTGACGCCAATCGTGCAGCTGTGCCTGCATATCGGTGTCGGGCAGCAAATTCACAATCACGCCCTGCCCGGCGCGCCAGAAGGAGGAGATCTGCAAAATTGCCGGGCCCGAGAGGCCGCGATGGGTAAATAGCAGGTTTTCTTTGAAGCGGGTGCCGTCCTCGCTTTGTGCAGTGCAGGGTAAGCTTACGCCCGCCAGGCCATCAAAGCGGGCTTTGTCGTGGTCATGCAAAGTAAAGGGCACCAGCGCTGCCATGGTGGGCAGTACTTTCAGGCCAAACTGTTCGGCAATTTTATAGCCAATGGGGGTCGCGCCCAGTTTGGGCATAGTGAGGCCACCAGCGGCCACCACCAAAGACTCACAACTGAATACCTGCTCTGAGGTGGTAACAAGATAGCGACCGCCCTCGGTGCGTTCTACCTTAATGACTTCGTTACGCAGAAACAGCTCTACCCCGGCCCACTCGCATTCGGTTAGCAAGATGTCGACTATGTCCTGCGCGCTGTTATCACAAAACAGCTGCCCCAGAGTTTTATGGTGATAAGCCAGGCCGTGGCGGTCCACCAGCTCAATAAAGTCATGCTGGGTATAGCGGCTCAGGCAAGACTTCACAAAATGCGGGTTTGCGCATAAATAATTCTGTGGTGTGGCACCCTCATTGGTAAAATTGCAACGACCACCGCCGCTAATGAGTATTTTTCGGCCTGCTTTTTTGCCCATATCGACCACTGCCACACTGCGGCCCCGATACCCAGCCTGTGCCGCGCACATCAGGCCAGCCGCGCCCGCGCCGATGATCACCACATCAAAGTTCAACATTGTATATTGTGTCCTGAAAAAGTTATGCGCTTATTGTATCAACTTATGCCCTGGAGGTGGAGTAATGCGATTATTTAGCAAACAAAGGCACATAAATTTATCACAAGTAGTAATAAAATATTAACCATTTACAATCATTTACAATACTAACTAAATCATACTTCATCCTGTAACAAAGAATAATTATGCAATAAAAACAACAGATTATTGCAATAAACGAACTATCTAGCCATCCGCTTATAACTAAAACAATAGTGTAAATAACAAAACAGCATTTTAAATACTTTAACCAACTCTTTACCTTCGATAACCATCTGCTTGCACACGCAAACAGAACAACAACAAGTAAGAAACTAGGGAATTCTAAGAATGACAACACGTAACCTAAAAATCGGCGCGGTAGCGCTGGCAATGTCTGGCATGTTTGCCGCCTCTACTGCTATGGCTAATAACGCTGAAGCACTTAACAACAGCGTAAGCATGGCGCAACTAAGCCAGAAAATGCAGAGCCAAAACACAGCCGGTACGCAGTTCATCATCAAGTACAAAGACAACAGTAACCAGCTTATGTCTGTTTCTGGCGCTGATATGTCACCAGCCATGATGAACTCACGCGCTCAAAGTTTCGTGAAGAACTTCAAAAGCAAGAAAAAATCTTCACTACAAACTAAGTACGTTCGTAAGATGGCACTGAGCAACCACCACGTTATGCGTGTTGACAAAAAGCTAACTCCGGCAGAAGCGCAAAGCCTGATGCAGGAAATGGCAGAAACCGGCAACATTGAATATATCGAAGTTGACCAAATGCTACAGCCGTTCGCGACACCAAACGATCCGCGTTACTCAGATCAGTGGCACTATTTTGAAGCAGCTGGCGGTATTAACGCTCCAGCAGCATGGGACAAAGCAACGGGTGACGGTGTAGTTGTTGCGGTACTGGATACAGGTTACCGCCCTCATGCTGACCTGAGCGCCAACATCCTGCCAGGCTACGACATGATCTCTGACATTTCTGTTGCAAACGATGGCGGCGGCCGCGACAGCGATGCACGTGACCCGGGTGATGCAGTGTCTGCCAACGAGTGTGGTTACACTCATAGCGCACGCGACTCAAGCTGGCACGGTACGCACGTAGCGGGTACTGTTGCAGCGGTTTCTAACAACGGTGAAGGTGTTGCCGGGGTTGCATACGATGCGAAAGTTGTACCGGTTCGTGTACTTGGTAAGTGTGGTGGTCTGACTTCAGATATCGCAGACGCGATTGTCTGGGCATCTGGTGGTTCAGTATCTGGCGTACCATCTAACGCAAACCCAGCTGACGTTATTAACATGAGTTTAGGTGGCAGCGGTGCATGTAGCTCTACGACGCAAAACGCGATCAACACGGCACGCGCAAACGGTACAACCATTGTTATTGCAGCGGGTAACGACAACGACAACTCTGCAAACTACAACCCGGGTAACTGTTCTGGCATCATTAACGTTGCGTCTGTAGGTCGTAACGGTGGCCGTGCTTATTACTCAAACTACGGTTCAAACATCGACGTTGCAGCGCCAGGTGGTGCTCAAAGCTTCGCAAATGACCCAGAGGGTATTCTGTCTACTTACAACGCAGGCAGCAACACGCCTTCAAGCGACAGCTATGCTTACTCACAAGGTACGTCAATGGCGGCACCACACGTTGCGGGTGTAGCAGCGCTTATCAAGCAAGCTAAACCTACTGCAACGCCTGATGAAGTAGAAAGCATTCTGAAGAACACAACACGTAGCTTCCCAGCGACTTGTACAAGTTGTGGTACTGGTATCATCGATGCATCAGCCGCGGTAGATGCAGCGCTGAACGGCACTGGCGGTAACGAGCTGGAAGATGGCGTTGCTAAAACAAGCCTGAGTGGTTCTAAAGGTAGCCAAACTTTCTATACCTTTGACGTAGGTAGTGGTGTAAGCCAAGTGACCTTCACTATGAGTGGCGGTACGGGCGATGCAGACTTGTATGTACGTGCAAATGCTAAACCAACCACCAGCGTTTGGGACTGTCGTCCGTACGAAGGTGGTAACAACGAAGTGTGTACCATTGATAACCCAGCTTCAGGTACTTACCACGTAATGATGAATGGTTACTCTGCGTACAGCGGTGTAAGCCTGAAAGCCGAAACAGCGGGCGGTTCAACCGGTCCTGTTGAATTAAACGAGTCTAACCTGTCTGCAAGCACAGGTGGCTGGGTTCAGAAATCTCTGGAAGTTCCTGCGGGCATGAGCAACCTGACTGTGACCATCTCTGGTGGTACAGGTGATGCTGACCTGTTTGTTAAGCAAGGCAGTGTACCTAGCAGCTCAAACTGGGACTGTCGTCCTTATAAAGGCGGTAACTCTGAAACCTGTACTTTCACTAACCCGCAAGCGGGTACCTGGTACTTCGGTCTTAACGCTTATCGCTCATTCTCTGGCGTAACACTGAGCGCACAAGCTCAATAAGCAGCATTCCCCAGGCTTTATAATGAGGGCTAAACCTTAGGGTTTAGCCCTTTTTTAATGGTTGTGATTTGGTGTTGTTGGCTCCCGAATCACTGAACCGGATGACGATGTAGTATGTGCATGCGATGCATATGACTGGCTTTCTGAATAGCCTGCTAATAGTTCCCGGCTCGCAGGCAGGATGACGGTAAATACGAAACCTGAGATACTGTTTCCACACTCATTCTATCCGTTGCAGCTCCATATTACGCTCTTCCCTGTCATCCCGTGCTCGACACGGGATCTGCTCACCGGCGACTCAACAAGATGACCTTACATAGGGTATTAAACCTCACTTACTGCCTGCGGTATTTGCGGTGTTTATTAAAGGTTAACTGTATGGCCTGTGGATGTGGTGCAAATAGCTGGCTTTCAGGATGGTCTGCTGGTAGTTCCCGGCTCGCTGGCCGGGATGACGGCGCTGTATGTCGATGCGGTACACATAACTGGCTTTCTGAATAGCCTGCCGGTAGTTCCCAGCTAGCTGGCCGGGATGACGGTAAATACGAAACCTGAGATACTGTTTCCGCACTCATTCTATCCGTTGCAGCTACATATTACGCTCTTCCCTGTCATCCCGTGCTCGACACGGGATCTGCTCACCGGCGACTCAACAAGATGACCTTACACCGGGCATGAAACCTCACTTACTGCCTGCGGTACTTGTGGTGTTTATTAAAGGTTAACTGTATGGCCTGTGCATGCGGTACACATAACTGGCTTTCTGAATAGTCTGCCCGTAGTTCCCGGCTCGCTGGCTGGGTTGACTGAGTTTTAGGGAGAGGAAGGTCATGTGCTGCGTGCAGAGCGAAGTATCGTCTATACATATACGGCGCCCCCATGTAAAACGCGCACTCAAAATCGTCAGGCTCAGCTTTTTTCGCAATATCACCAAACTATGTAAGAAAAAGTAATAACAGGAAGTGTGTTGGAGAGATGCGCGAGTCACTCAAACAACGGAATGACTCTACGAGTATGTTTCTGGCAGCGCGACACTAATTCAGCTAATAAAATGAGACGATAAAAACCTGCGCTGCACCTTTGCTTACATTTGTTCAAACAAGCTGTCGGTACTTAACCCCTCGTGTTGCAGAATATCTTTTAAGCGACGCAGTGCTTCTACCTGAATTTGACGCACACGCTCGCGTGTTAAGCCAATTTCACGACCTACATCTTCCAGCGTTGATGGCTCGTAACCCAATAAGCCAAAGCGACGTGCCAGGACTTCTCTTTGTTTCGGGTTTAACTCACCTAACCAGTCGACAATGTGTCGGTTAATGTCTTTGTTCTGAACTTCGCTTTCCGGCTCATAGCCTCGTTCGTCTGCAATAATGTCGAGCAATGCCTTGTCATTATCGCCCCCGATGGGCGTATCCACAGAAGTGATTTTTTCGTTCAGACGCAACATCTTACTGACGTCTTCAACCGGTCTGTCGAGCGATTCTGCAATTTCTTCGGCAGTTGGCTCGTGGTCCAGTTTTTGCGTCAGCTCACGTGCTGTACGAAGGTACACATTAAGCTCTTTAACCACATGGATAGGTAAACGAATGGTGCGCGTCTGGTTCATAATGGCCCGTTCAATGGTCTGACGGATCCACCAGGTTGCATAAGTAGAAAAGCGGAAACCGCGTTCCGGATCGAACTTCTCAACGGCCCGGATCAGGCCTAAGTTTCCTTCTTCAATCAGGTCAAGCAAGGCCAGTCCCCGATTGTTATAACGCCGCGCAATTTTTACCACCAAACGCAGGTTACTTTCGATCATACGCTTTCGTGAAGCCTCGCAGCCTCTAAGCGCTTTACGTGCGAAATACACTTCTTCTTCGGCACTGAGCAGTGGCGAAAAGCCAATTTCTCCCAGATACAACTGAGTTGCATCTAAATTCTTAACGCTGTCGTCCTTGGCGAAAAGCTCTTCATCATTTTCAATGTCTTCGAGTAGCTCCGATTTAGGCTCCTCGACTGAAACATCATCAAACTTCTCGTCCAACTCTGGATTTACTTTACTATTCAATTTTGCTGTTTGAGCCATAAGCATCCCCCCAAGCGAATAAGTGACAGTCTTCCATCATTACGTCGATAGGCTATTATTTAGGCAAATACCTACTAGGATTTACGGCCTGTCCGCGATAACGGATCTCGAACCGCAACGCAACAGATGATGCGTCTGTATCTCCCATTTCGGCAATTTTTTGCCCGGCTTTAACTTGCTGCTGCTCTCTTACTAGCAATTTGGAATTGTGAGCGTACGCGCTTAGATAATCATCGGTGTGTTTCAGAATGATTAAATTGCCGTAACCCCGTAATGCGCTCCCTGCGTATACAACAACGCCATTTGCCGCAGCCTTAACAGATGTTCCCTTTTTATTTGTAATCTGAATTCCCTTATAGCCGTTTTCTTTGACAGAAAAACGTCGGGTCACCTTACCAACTGCGGGCCAGCGCCATCGTACCTTATTATTTGACAACTGTTTGGTATGACTGGATTTTTCGCTGGCTTGCTTTTGAACATACTCTCGTTGCTTAGGTCGATCAAGCTCTTTTTTCGGTGTTATGTTATTTTTTTGTTCTTTATTGGTTAATTTTACGATTTTATTCGGCTGCTTTTTGGACGGTTTATACTTCTTTTTCGGATATTCTAATAAGATGAGTTGACCGGGGAAAATGGTGTAAGGAGGCTTAATTTTATTGATTTTGGCAACAGTTCTGACATCCTTATTTGCGCTAAAAGCAATAGCAAATAGCGTGTCACCTTTTTTAACCTTATATTGATTATTTTTTATTTGAATTTTTTGTTTATAACTGGTCTTACCTTTGGAGAGATTAACAACCGGGGC
The Pseudoalteromonas viridis DNA segment above includes these coding regions:
- a CDS encoding peptidoglycan DD-metalloendopeptidase family protein, with the translated sequence MNRARINTLLLLCYFLAACTTPHSPAPVVNLSKGKTSYKQKIQIKNNQYKVKKGDTLFAIAFSANKDVRTVAKINKIKPPYTIFPGQLILLEYPKKKYKPSKKQPNKIVKLTNKEQKNNITPKKELDRPKQREYVQKQASEKSSHTKQLSNNKVRWRWPAVGKVTRRFSVKENGYKGIQITNKKGTSVKAAANGVVVYAGSALRGYGNLIILKHTDDYLSAYAHNSKLLVREQQQVKAGQKIAEMGDTDASSVALRFEIRYRGQAVNPSRYLPK
- the rpoS gene encoding RNA polymerase sigma factor RpoS; this translates as MAQTAKLNSKVNPELDEKFDDVSVEEPKSELLEDIENDEELFAKDDSVKNLDATQLYLGEIGFSPLLSAEEEVYFARKALRGCEASRKRMIESNLRLVVKIARRYNNRGLALLDLIEEGNLGLIRAVEKFDPERGFRFSTYATWWIRQTIERAIMNQTRTIRLPIHVVKELNVYLRTARELTQKLDHEPTAEEIAESLDRPVEDVSKMLRLNEKITSVDTPIGGDNDKALLDIIADERGYEPESEVQNKDINRHIVDWLGELNPKQREVLARRFGLLGYEPSTLEDVGREIGLTRERVRQIQVEALRRLKDILQHEGLSTDSLFEQM
- a CDS encoding S8 family peptidase, yielding MTTRNLKIGAVALAMSGMFAASTAMANNAEALNNSVSMAQLSQKMQSQNTAGTQFIIKYKDNSNQLMSVSGADMSPAMMNSRAQSFVKNFKSKKKSSLQTKYVRKMALSNHHVMRVDKKLTPAEAQSLMQEMAETGNIEYIEVDQMLQPFATPNDPRYSDQWHYFEAAGGINAPAAWDKATGDGVVVAVLDTGYRPHADLSANILPGYDMISDISVANDGGGRDSDARDPGDAVSANECGYTHSARDSSWHGTHVAGTVAAVSNNGEGVAGVAYDAKVVPVRVLGKCGGLTSDIADAIVWASGGSVSGVPSNANPADVINMSLGGSGACSSTTQNAINTARANGTTIVIAAGNDNDNSANYNPGNCSGIINVASVGRNGGRAYYSNYGSNIDVAAPGGAQSFANDPEGILSTYNAGSNTPSSDSYAYSQGTSMAAPHVAGVAALIKQAKPTATPDEVESILKNTTRSFPATCTSCGTGIIDASAAVDAALNGTGGNELEDGVAKTSLSGSKGSQTFYTFDVGSGVSQVTFTMSGGTGDADLYVRANAKPTTSVWDCRPYEGGNNEVCTIDNPASGTYHVMMNGYSAYSGVSLKAETAGGSTGPVELNESNLSASTGGWVQKSLEVPAGMSNLTVTISGGTGDADLFVKQGSVPSSSNWDCRPYKGGNSETCTFTNPQAGTWYFGLNAYRSFSGVTLSAQAQ